From Oryza brachyantha chromosome 9, ObraRS2, whole genome shotgun sequence, a single genomic window includes:
- the LOC102712752 gene encoding GLABRA2 expression modulator-like, giving the protein MATEANPYAMPSPVQPSASRTETVKNALSRWGRRVGEATRKAEDLSRNTWQHLRTAPSIREAAVGRIAQGTKILAEGGHDRIFRQAFSAPPDEQLRKSYACYLSTSAGPVMGILYLSTARVAFCSDNPLSYEAGGGRTEWSYYKVAIPLHRLRSASPSASKQRPAEKFIQLMSMDRHEFWLMGFVNYDSAVKHLQEALSGFHHLQA; this is encoded by the exons ATGGCAACGGAGGCTAACCCCTACGCGATGCCGTCGCCGGTGCAACCGTCGGCAA GCAGGACGGAGACGGTGAAGAATGCACTGTCGCGGTGGGGGCGGAGAGTCGGCGAGGCCACCAGGAAAGCCGAGGACCTGTCGCGCAACACATGGCAGCACC TGAGGACGGCGCCGAGCATCAGGGAGGCGGCCGTGGGGAGGATCGCGCAGGGGACCAAAATCCTGGCCGAGGGCGGCCACGACAGGATATTCCGGCAGGCGTTCAGCGCGCCGCCCGACGAGCAGCTCCGCAAGTCGTACGCGTGCTAcctctccacctccgccgggCCGGTCATGGGGATCCTGTACCTCTCTACGGCCAGGGTCGCCTTCTGCAGCGACAACCCACTCTCCTACGaggccggcggtggccggacAGAGTGGAGCTACTACAAG GTGGCGATTCCTCTGCACCGGCTGAGGTCGGCGAGCCCGTCGGCCAGCAAGCAGAGGCCAGCGGAGAAGTTCATCCAGCTCATGTCGATGGACCGCCATGAGTTCTGGTTAATGGGCTTTGTGAACTACGACAGCGCGGTCAAGCACTTGCAGGAAGCTCTCAGCGGCTTCCACCACTTGCAAGCGTGA
- the LOC102718767 gene encoding zinc-finger homeodomain protein 1, whose protein sequence is MDFDDHDDGDEEMPPMPVSSSYETPPQHGLGVGGGMAPKPPGELGSRVKGPSSCGGGKYRECLKNHAVGIGGHAVDGCGEFMAAGEEGTIDALRCAACNCHRNFHRKESESLAGDGSPFSPAAVVPYGATPHHQFSPYYRTPAGYLHHHQHHMAAAAAAAAAAAGHPQRPLALPSTSHSGRDDVDDLSGMVGPMSAVGPLSGMSLGAGPSGSGSGKKRFRTKFTQEQKDKMLAFAERVGWRIQKHDEAAVQQFCDEVGVKRHVLKVWMHNNKHTLGKKLP, encoded by the coding sequence atgGACTTCGATGAccatgacgacggcgacgaggagatGCCGCCGATGCCGGTGAGCTCGAGCTACGAGACTCCGCCGCAGCATGGCCTTGGCGTTGGCGGTGGGATGGCGCCCAAGCCTCCCGGCGAGCTTGGCAGCCGTGTGAAGGGTCCCTCCAGCTGCGGTGGCGGCAAGTACCGCGAGTGCCTCAAGAACCACGCCGTTGGCATCGGCGGCCATGCTGTGGACGGCTGCGGCGAGTTCATGGcagccggcgaggagggcaCCATCGACGCGCTCCGCTGCGCCGCGTGCAACTGCCACCGTAACTTCCACCGGAAGGAGTCCGAGTCACTCGCCGGCGATGGCTCACCCTTCTCCCCCGCCGCGGTCGTCCCCTACGGCGCCACGCCGCACCACCAGTTCTCCCCGTACTACCGCACCCCTGCCGGttacctccaccaccaccagcatcACATGGCcgcggcagccgccgccgccgccgccgcggcaggaCACCCGCAGCGGCCTCTCGCTCTCCCGTCAACCTCGCACAGCGGCCGCGACGACGTTGACGACCTGTCCGGGATGGTGGGGCCCATGTCGGCGGTTGGCCCGCTGAGTGGCATGTCCCTTGGTGCTGGcccctccggctccggctccggcaaGAAGCGCTTCCGCACCAAGTTCACCCAGGAGCAGAAGGACAAGATGCTGGCCTTCGCCGAGCGCGTCGGGTGGCGCATCCAGAAGCACGACGAGGCCGCGGTGCAGCAGTTCTGCGACGAGGTCGGCGTCAAGCGCCACGTGCTCAAGGTGTGGATGCACAACAACAAGCACACCCTCGGCAAGAAGCTGCCATGA